Below is a window of Nicotiana tabacum cultivar K326 chromosome 19, ASM71507v2, whole genome shotgun sequence DNA.
TGcaagcatagctcaattgaaatgaggatttataaaaggagatagaacgaagcacattttaccaaaattattttacacacacgatcttcagaaaaatggtgacattaatgtgcaacaaatccgttcaactGACAATCCGAcaaatttattcactaaatctttatcaacttcaacttttgagaagatggtatacaagattggaatgcggaaacttaaatatttgaaacaaggtttttatcagggggagtaaaatacgcgatgtactcttttttccttactaagattttttcccaaagggttttccttataaggtttttaatgaggcagctagcaatgcgtattactaaatatgtgtactctttttccttcactaggatttttttccacagggttttttcctagtaaggttttaatgaggcacattatcttttaatgaacatccaagggggagtgttatgaaaataattatattgtagATGTTTATTTATTACTCCGTTATAGATAATCTTCATGAagaaagattatccatttagtactctgttaaagtttatctacaagcagttGATGCAGGCATGTTGCAATCAGCTCAataaaatgatttgcagcagcttcttattaaacagacaggttgcaagcagctcatgcagacagcttacaagctgCTTCCTAAAAAGTCTCGCAgctacttcctttcttctataaatagaggagttttcggTTCATTATGCACATgaatttaaaattgaataatatatcagtttctctctatacttgtcttcaatTTATCTACTTTATagtatttattttataacacattttaacttttttttgtaGTTCTCAATATTCTACTATTCTTGTACCACATCTCGCATAGAATCATGCACAAATTCGTACATAACTTGTATTAAGGCCAACAAAAAGGTTGTATTGAATAGTGAGTAGTGACAATGCAAAATTTTACAGGGTCGGACAACCTCATCAAAGTTCAACTAGTCAAAGCAGTTTTTATCCCTTCAACTTTATATAGTTCTGGAAACTCCAACCTTCTGTATTTCActtttttatttaatatatacTCCTAAAGAGTTTAGCTTAAGCCAACCAATGCACTTCACATTTCCGAAACTATTCTATTCGCCACACAAAGAGGCAACAGCCATCACAAAGTGGGCCCAAAACCAATGCTTTCTTCATTTGCTTAGCTGTCACTCACGTTCTCATAATCCACACACCGACACTATCCACCAACGGCAACACAAGTGGAACATTATTAAAGTGTCACAACactaaaaataagaaaaggatTTAACATAAACAAAAGTACAGCAActgaacaaaaaaaaagaaaaaacaaaaacaatgtCCTCCTTCCTCAGCTCAACGACTCACTCACTATTAAAGgacatttaaaaattataaatcaaattaaataaaatCTTCTCAAGCAGTCACAAATAAAAATATGACTCCAGAaacccaaaaaacaaaaaagttaAACAAAAGCCCGTAAATGACGATCTAGGACAAATAAACGGACACAATTACCGAAACTGACACTGTAAGTAGAACCTTCAGCAATGTCGGAGCGTTAACGTTACCGGCGTTTTTCTTCGCCGTACTGTTCTCGGAATCAGCAGCAGGAGCATCCGCCGGAGCACCAGCTGGAGACGAGGTAGGCGGCGCCGGAGGAGACACCATCGGAGAAGGTGAGCTGGCCTCCGGAGCAGGGCCAGGGGAAGCTCCCTCAGGTGTAGGTGCCGGAGAAGTCTCCGGTGCAGGTCCCGGCGCCGGAGAAGGAGATTTCCCGAACAACTCCTCAGGGAGAAGTACACTGTCGACGGTGAAAATACAGAACGGCGTAGAGTCAATCACAGTTGAAGCGATTCTTGACGAGTCAACGCCGGTGTCAAGCGTCACCTGGTCACCAGCTGTAGACGCGCTCAAATCATACTTACTAGCACCATTAGTAGCTAGAGTAGAAATAGGATCCTTCTTCGTTTTCAAAGTCCCAATAGGAGTGTAACTCGGAACAGCATGATACTGTAACAGCGAAACCACCTCAGCACTTTTCAGTTTGTTCAGATCTGGAACTTTTGCGCCCTTGAACGCCTCATCATTTGGTGCAAAGACAGTTAAACCCGTAGCAATGGCAGTTTGATACGTCTTAAGAACGCCAGATTGGACAAGCAACGAAGCAAATGTTTTGCATCCCGCTTTCTCCAATGCCGCTGTTATGTTAAAGTCCGAAGCAGACGGTGCCGGAGCAGTCAAAATACCCGGAGCAATAATTGGAGAACTAATCTCCAACACAGAGATATTGTACTCGATTTGCTTAACGGATTTGGTGTACGTAGACGCTAACGGTGAGTGTGAAACAGCTGAGCCGAAACCCACTTTACCACCTTTAAGATCGGTGATGTTAACGGAACCTAAGTTGCCGTTAGCATTGCCGGTAGTTTGGTAAAGGGTAGTGGAAAGTGTAGTACCGTCAGAGATTTTGTGGAGTTTAGTGCTGTCAAAGTAATCGAGCAAGATGTGAAGGGAAAGAACGTTTTTGATGACAGAAAGTGGATGTTTACCGACAACATCGGACATGGCTCCATTGGTTAATGCTAAGACAGTGATAGTTTGACGGCTGTTGATTTCGTCGGCGAGTTTTGTTTGTGTGAGGTAACTGTTAAACTCACTGTACTCTGGAAATTTGCTTAAGATTTCAGTAATGTTGTGTGCATGAATGGAAATGGTAATGGACATGAGAGTAAAGAGGAAAATGTGTAGTGCACCCATGGTGAACGTTAGCAAAGAGAGGAAAAGCAAGCACTGAAACTTCTAAGGGAGTGAGGGAAGAGACAGAAGTGTGGTATTAAAGTGGAGGAGACGGTTGACCAGGGTTAAGGAGTGGGTAACTGTGGTTAAGTTAACTAGGGTTAGGGATGAGGGTGAGGAGAGGAATATATGGATAGCATGTGAGACAGGGGTGTGAGGGAATTCCGTTCAACTTTTTTTTGGGTAACAGCTGGAGATATCTGATGTTGTCGGTATTATCATCTTTAAATAAACTCTTTAAAGGTGTAAGTTACAAACATGTCCTTGAACTCTTGGTTGTTTGGGTTGGGCTTTTTATAGGGACATCTAAATATAGCAGTAATTCACGGTAAATTATTGATTATTGTAACGGTTGGTTATGTCTTtaagctagagtttggaccagacgAGTGTGGAGTGGGGGGGTGGGGAGGGGGGAGGAGAGAAGAGGTACCTTAGTTAGGTGTAATAATGTAATTAGAAATTATGCTTTCTCCCAAGTCCATCTACTTTAAtcgattttttttgttattttcacgacccgaaattccgaCATTCGAACCGTGATgccgcctaacattttacttgctaggcaagtcaacgttagaatgatattaaccaattttaaaacaatctttagatttattaataacaaagaaataaacgcggaagtaaggtctgaaatatagtgattaatccataaaaataacagtgtctaaatatcatcccagaattggtgtcacaagtgcacgagcttctaggataaatacaaataaatgtctgaataaaataaagttgtctggaaacaaacacacatctaaagtaaagtagacggagacttcagaactacgaacgacgtgcagttatacctcaagtctcctctgagtagctgaaatccgagcaagtctatggtac
It encodes the following:
- the LOC107799234 gene encoding fasciclin-like arabinogalactan protein 10 — protein: MGALHIFLFTLMSITISIHAHNITEILSKFPEYSEFNSYLTQTKLADEINSRQTITVLALTNGAMSDVVGKHPLSVIKNVLSLHILLDYFDSTKLHKISDGTTLSTTLYQTTGNANGNLGSVNITDLKGGKVGFGSAVSHSPLASTYTKSVKQIEYNISVLEISSPIIAPGILTAPAPSASDFNITAALEKAGCKTFASLLVQSGVLKTYQTAIATGLTVFAPNDEAFKGAKVPDLNKLKSAEVVSLLQYHAVPSYTPIGTLKTKKDPISTLATNGASKYDLSASTAGDQVTLDTGVDSSRIASTVIDSTPFCIFTVDSVLLPEELFGKSPSPAPGPAPETSPAPTPEGASPGPAPEASSPSPMVSPPAPPTSSPAGAPADAPAADSENSTAKKNAGNVNAPTLLKVLLTVSVSVIVSVYLS